A stretch of DNA from Bacillota bacterium:
CCGCTGGCGGCGGCTCTCAAGGCGGCGGCGGAGATGATCGTGGGCCCGCAGGAGCGGCTGGAGAGCGTGGGCATGGATCCGGCGGCCGATGTCGAAGCGCTGCGCGGGGAGATCGAGAGCGCGCTCGCCCGCGTCGCCGAGGGCGTGGAGGGTGGCCTCATCCTGGCCGACATGCTGGGGGGGAGCCCCTCCAACGCCAGCGGCTACGCTGCCC
This window harbors:
- a CDS encoding PTS mannose transporter subunit IIC; amino-acid sequence: MVGVVLVSHGPLAAALKAAAEMIVGPQERLESVGMDPAADVEALRGEIESALARVAEGVEGGLILADMLGGSPSNASGYAALAGTPVVCGVNLPMLLEVLLRREGATPGELAEVALEAGRSGVADLAARLRGEDS